The Acanthopagrus latus isolate v.2019 chromosome 13, fAcaLat1.1, whole genome shotgun sequence genome contains a region encoding:
- the LOC119031888 gene encoding potassium channel subfamily K member 13: MAQRRAAGGCCCPRAPMNEDNARFCLLAALILLYLLCGAAIFSALEHPFELRARRLWKQQLDNFTQRYRVNLGALHTLLRQYEEANGAGIRVDALRPRWDFSGAFYFVGTVVSTIGFGMTTPATIAGKIFLIFYGLIGCAATILFFNLFLERIITMLAYIMRWCHERRLRCAGVRVESSREETSGEEDSLEGWKPSVYYVMLILGVASVVIACSASTLYSSMENWSYVDSLYFCFVAFSTIGFGDLVSSQREQYESQEAYRLGNCLFILMGVCCIYSLFNVISIIIKQTLNWIVGKLVCCGRHQPCSCSRPGCGWLCCPCLQKNKHKQRRLPPHLRQKRLKRNAVQPMASHCPAGRHRYTEGSVETVCDSETDAGAMADGVYVGRRMSGEMISVNEFMVSNKVSLALLQKQLSETAHQGPRQSYGHQNGFSGGVGALAIMNNRLQETSVDR; this comes from the exons ATGGCTCAGAGGAGGGCTgctggtggctgctgctgccccaGGGCGCCCATGAACGAAGACAATGCCCGTTTCTGCCTGCTGGCCGCGCTCATCCTGCTCTACCTGTTGTGCGGGGCGGCCATCTTCTCAGCCCTGGAGCACCCCTTCGAACTGCGCGCCCGCCGCCTCtggaagcagcagctggacaaCTTCACCCAGAGATACAGGGTCAACCTGGGCGCCCTGCACACCCTGCTGCGTCAGTACGAGGAGGCGAACGGCGCTGGGATCAGGGTGGACGCCTTGAGGCCTCGCTGGGACTTCTCTGGAGCGTTCTACTTCGTGGGCACGGTGGTCTCCACTATTG GCTTCGGCATGACCACACCAGCGACCATAGCTGGGAAAATATTCTTGATTTTCTATGGTCTCATCGGCTGCGCTGCCACCATCCTCTTCTTCAACCTCTTCCTGGAGAGGATCATCACGATGTTGGCTTACATCATGCGCTGGTGTCACGAGCGCCGGCTGAGGTGTGCCGGAGTCAGGGTGGAGTCGAGCAGGGAGGAGACGTCCGGTGAGGAGGACAGTCTGGAGGGCTGGAAACCGTCGGTCTACTACGTGATGCTGATCCTGGGTGTGGCGTCGGTTGTGATTGCGTGCAGCGCCTCCACCCTGTACAGCTCCATGGAGAACTGGAGCTACGTGGACTCTCTCTACTTCTGCTTCGTGGCCTTCAGCACCATCGGATTCGGGGACCTGGTGAGCAGTCAGAGGGAGCAGTACGAGTCTCAGGAGGCCTACCGGCTCGGGAACTGCCTTTTCATCTTGATGGGGGTGTGTTGCATCTACTCGCTTTTCAATGTCATCTCTATCATCATCAAGCAAACTCTCAACTGGATCGTGGGAAAGCTGGTGTGCTGTGGGCGCCACCAGCCCTGCTCCTGCTCTAGACCCGGCTGCGGGTGGCTGTGCTGCCCCtgcctgcagaaaaacaaacacaaacagaggcgCCTGCCACCACACCTCAGGCAAAAGCGCTTAAAACGCAATGCCGTGCAGCCTATGGCTTCCCACTGCCCTGCAGGAAGACACCGCTACACAGAGGGCTCAGTGGAGACGGTGTGTGACAGTGAGACGGATGCAGGTGCAATGGCTGACGGGGTGTATGTAGGCCGGCGTATGTCAGGAGAGATGATCTCTGTCAATGAGTTCATGGTGTCCAATAAGGTGTCTCTGGCACTGCTGCAGAAGCAGCTCAGTGAAACAGCTCATCAGGGCCCGCGTCAGAGCTATGGCCACCAAAATGGATTCTCCGGTGGTGTGGGGGCCTTGGCCATCATGAATAACCGCCTTCAGGAAACCAGTGTAGATAGGTAG